The Bacillus marinisedimentorum genomic sequence GGAAGGGTTTGAGCAATTCCTGCATAAGACGTTTGTTGGACAGAAACGATTTTCAATTGAGGGCCTTGATATGCTTGTTCCCGTCCTCGATGGATTTGTGAAGAGCGGTTGTGAAGACGGAATTGAAAACATCATGATCGGAATGGCACACCGCGGCCGTCTAAATGTACTTGCCCATGTGCTTGGAAAGCCGTATGAATTGATACTATCCGAATTCAGAGAATCACCAAACAAAGATCTTGTACCATCGGAGGGGTCGACCGGCATTAATTATGGCTGGACAGGGGACGTGAAATACCATCTAGGTGCCAAACGGCAGATAAAAGATGGAGAGGCTGATGATACGGTCCAGACAAAAGTAATACTTGCAAACAATCCAAGCCACCTGGAATTCGTTAATCCTGTAGTGAACGGTTTTGCAAGGGCCGCTCAAGATGACCGGACACAAACGGGGTATCCTGCTCAGCACCTGAATAAAGCAGTCAGCATCCTCATTCATGGCGATGCAGCCTTTGCCGGTGAAGGCATTGTTGCGGAAACCTTGAATATGAGCCGCCTTCAAGGATACGAAACAGGCGGGACCATTCATATTATCGCCAATAACCTGATCGGTTTTACGACAGAGCGTTCCGAAGCGCGTTCAACAAGCTATGCGAGCGATCTGGCGAAAGGATATGAAATTCCGATCATCCGGGTCAATGCCGATGATCCGGAAGCATGCATGGCCGCCGTTCATCTTGCCCATGAATACCGGAACCTTTTCAAAAAAGATATCTTAATTGACCTTGTCGGCTACAGGAAGTATGGCCATAATGAGATGGATGATCCTTCTGTGACGCAGCCTGAAATGTATGACCGGGTGAAAAACCATTCTTCTGTTGCGACCCTTTACGGTGAAAAGCTCACAGGCGATGGAACCGTACCAAAGGATGAAATTGAAAAGCAATCAAAGGATTTTTTCCAAAAACTATCGGATATTTATGAAAACCTGGAACCAACAGATGAGGAAAAAGCATTGCAAAACAAGGTGCCTGAATCGGTAGCTGAAGGAATCCCGGCGATAAAAACAGCCGTTCCTATGGAACGTCTGGAAAACCTGAATGCCGCCATGCTCGATTTTCCCGAAGGCTTCAATGTGTATCCTAAATTAAAGCGGATTTTAAAACGAAGGGAAAATGCCCTGGGAGACGGGAACAAAGTTGATTGGGCCCATGCAGAAGCACTGGCATTCGGCAGTATCATCAGCGAGGGCAAACCAATCCGGATCACCGGCCAGGACAGTGAAAGAGGTACGTTTGCCCATCGTCATCTTGTTTTGCATGACTATAAAACAAACGAAACCTATTCGCCGCTGCATGTCATTCCACAGGCGGATGCTTCCTTTGCCATTCATAACAGCCCGCTTTCCGAAGCAGGCGTTCTCGGTTTTGAATACGGGTACAGCGTCCAGGCGCAGGAAGCTCTGGTCCTGTGGGAAGCCCAGTATGGCGACTTCGTTAATGCCGCCCAGGTCATTATTGACCAGTTCATATCTGCAGGAAGGGCCAAATGGGGACAAAAATCAAGCCTTGTCATGCTCCTGCCGCATGGTTATGAAGGACAGGGGCCTGAGCATTCAAGTGCCAGACCGGAAAGATTCCTTACGCTTGCTGCTGAAAACAACTGGACAGTCGCCAACTTAACATCAGCTGCCCAGTATTTCCATATTTTACGGAGGCAGGCAGCCATTACGGAAAAGGATGAAGCGCGTCCGCTTATTATCATGACGCCCAAAAGCTTGCTGAGAAACCCGTATACTGCCTCAGAAGCCCGTGAATTAACGGATGGGGAGTTCCGATACGTCCTGGAACAGGAAGAAACGGGCCATTCTGCCGAAAAAGTGGAGCGCCTTGTGCTCGGCACCGGCAAGGTCATGGTCGATATCGCTGATCATATTGACAAAAGCGACAGTGACTTTGACTCTATCCATGTTGTACGAGTTGAACAAATTTATCCTTTCCCTAAAAAGGAAATCGCTGAAATCATAAGCCGGTTCCCTAATCTGAAGGAAGTTGCATGGGTTCAGGAAGAACCGAAAAACATGGGTTCATGGCATTTTGTCGATTCAAGGCTCGCCCGGCTGGCGCCTGAAGGGGCGGAACTGCTATATATCGGAAGGCCAAACCGGTCAAGTCCGGCTGTCGGTGAACCGAAAATCCATAAACAAGAGCAGGAGAACATCATTTCACAGGCACTAAAAGAAATGTAAGGGAGGAATGGAACGTGGTTGACATTAAAGTACCAGAATTAGCAGAATCCGTTACAGAAGGAACAATTGTCGACTGGCTTAAAAAAGAAGGTGAAGCCGTCAGTAAAGGGGAGCCGCTTGTTGAAATCGAAACGGATAAAATCAATCTGGAAATCAACAGCGACTATACCGGAATCCTGAAAGAGTTTTTAAAACAGCCTGGAGATACGATCGAGGTGGGCGAAGTCATTGCCCGTCTTGATGAAAATGCAGATGCCTCCGAAGCGCAGGCCGAAGAGCCGTCTCAAAAGGAAGAGAAACAGGAAGCCCCTGAGCAGAAACAGGAAAAACAGCCGGAACCGGCTCCTGCTAAAGCTGAAAAAGAAGAAACACAGCAGAAAGATGATGAAAACGAACCGATCGCTTCCCCGGCTGCACGTAAAAAGGCACGCGAACTCGGCATCGATTTACGGACGGTGAAAACACGCGATCCACTCGGCCGCATCCGCCCTGAAGATGTACAGGCAGCAGCTTCAGAACCGGAAAAACCTGCCCGCAAACAGCCGGAACCAGCAGGCAGCGGTGATCAAGAAGAATCCGGTAAACCGGTCGAACGCCAAAAAATGTCGCGCCGCCGCCAGACCATCGCCAAACGGCTGATGGAAGCCCAGCAAAACTCAGCAATGCTGACAACATTCAACGAAATTGACATGTCAGCAGTCATGGAGTTGAGAAAACGGAGGAAACAATCCTTCCTGGATAAACACGATGTCAGACTCGGCTTCATGTCTTTCTTCACGAAAGCGGTCGTCGGCGCGTTGAAACAATTCCCGCTCCTGAACGCTGAAATCCAGGACGATGAAATCCTGATTAAGAAATTTTACGATATTGGCATTGCCGTTGCTGCAAAGGAAGGGCTTGTCGTACCGGTTATCCGCGATGCAGACCGCAAATCGTTCGCCGAAATTGAACGTGATATCGGAGAGCTCGCTGAAAAAGCGCAGTCCAATAAGCTCAGCCTTTCCGAACTTCAAGGCGGCTCCTTCTCGATCACCAACGGAGGCGTGTTCGGATCCCTGTTCTCGACACCAATTTTGAATACACCACAAGTTGGGATTCTCGGTATGCATACGATCCAGAAACGGCCGGTTGTCGTCAATGATGAAACAGACGAAGTCGAAGTCAGGCCGATGATGTATATAGCCCTGTCCTATGACCACCGTATTGTTGATGGAAGTGAAGCGGTTCAGTTCCTCGGTGCAATCAAGGCGATGATTGAAGATCCGGAAAACCTTTTGCTTGAAGGATAATGCTGTAGGAGCCCTGTCGTGGAGGCAGGGCTTTTTTTCTGTTATTTTTTCAGAAAAGGATCCTCTATCACTTGTAATGGAGAAAAACTGAAAAGGTACTGCGAAGGGGATGATCAATGGAACGAGTATTGCAAGCTC encodes the following:
- a CDS encoding 2-oxoglutarate dehydrogenase E1 component codes for the protein MSPNRSRTNQIWEQFFGPNLGYAYELYESFQEDSDSVDPSVKSFFEKWGPPPYETEYETKTVSEGNKAPAAADLHKVASAMKLIENIRTHGHQAADVYPLGDDRINNETAHLTPERYGLSEDDLKALPADVIWEHATPSTKNGLEAVNKLKELYTRSIAFQFSHVYDEEEREWLKEMVEKENTYPVLTDEDKKELLFRLQEVEGFEQFLHKTFVGQKRFSIEGLDMLVPVLDGFVKSGCEDGIENIMIGMAHRGRLNVLAHVLGKPYELILSEFRESPNKDLVPSEGSTGINYGWTGDVKYHLGAKRQIKDGEADDTVQTKVILANNPSHLEFVNPVVNGFARAAQDDRTQTGYPAQHLNKAVSILIHGDAAFAGEGIVAETLNMSRLQGYETGGTIHIIANNLIGFTTERSEARSTSYASDLAKGYEIPIIRVNADDPEACMAAVHLAHEYRNLFKKDILIDLVGYRKYGHNEMDDPSVTQPEMYDRVKNHSSVATLYGEKLTGDGTVPKDEIEKQSKDFFQKLSDIYENLEPTDEEKALQNKVPESVAEGIPAIKTAVPMERLENLNAAMLDFPEGFNVYPKLKRILKRRENALGDGNKVDWAHAEALAFGSIISEGKPIRITGQDSERGTFAHRHLVLHDYKTNETYSPLHVIPQADASFAIHNSPLSEAGVLGFEYGYSVQAQEALVLWEAQYGDFVNAAQVIIDQFISAGRAKWGQKSSLVMLLPHGYEGQGPEHSSARPERFLTLAAENNWTVANLTSAAQYFHILRRQAAITEKDEARPLIIMTPKSLLRNPYTASEARELTDGEFRYVLEQEETGHSAEKVERLVLGTGKVMVDIADHIDKSDSDFDSIHVVRVEQIYPFPKKEIAEIISRFPNLKEVAWVQEEPKNMGSWHFVDSRLARLAPEGAELLYIGRPNRSSPAVGEPKIHKQEQENIISQALKEM
- the odhB gene encoding 2-oxoglutarate dehydrogenase complex dihydrolipoyllysine-residue succinyltransferase, coding for MVDIKVPELAESVTEGTIVDWLKKEGEAVSKGEPLVEIETDKINLEINSDYTGILKEFLKQPGDTIEVGEVIARLDENADASEAQAEEPSQKEEKQEAPEQKQEKQPEPAPAKAEKEETQQKDDENEPIASPAARKKARELGIDLRTVKTRDPLGRIRPEDVQAAASEPEKPARKQPEPAGSGDQEESGKPVERQKMSRRRQTIAKRLMEAQQNSAMLTTFNEIDMSAVMELRKRRKQSFLDKHDVRLGFMSFFTKAVVGALKQFPLLNAEIQDDEILIKKFYDIGIAVAAKEGLVVPVIRDADRKSFAEIERDIGELAEKAQSNKLSLSELQGGSFSITNGGVFGSLFSTPILNTPQVGILGMHTIQKRPVVVNDETDEVEVRPMMYIALSYDHRIVDGSEAVQFLGAIKAMIEDPENLLLEG